One Triticum dicoccoides isolate Atlit2015 ecotype Zavitan chromosome 4B, WEW_v2.0, whole genome shotgun sequence genomic window carries:
- the LOC119295400 gene encoding probable receptor-like protein kinase At3g17420, whose product MEAVYQALVVTVAAFVGISLPCLLLAFLCRHRKNRLLEPDHRCSSSSSLPISAPVGISSELSSSWSLYGSAVDSSLKKLSLDDLARATGEFSPDNIIGDGSFGFVYRAVLPDGGPAVAVKRLSADHAAGAGNREFRAELEVLGSLSHRNLARLLGYCAAGRDRLLVYELLERGSLDAWLHGDAASAGGLLPWPARLRVTRGAAAALAFLHHDRHPPVLHRDVKSSNVLLDEGFEAKLADFGHARVVTGGPAASQLSTQAAGTAGYMAPEIREGVGASVKADVYSFGVLMMETVTGRRPSWPMKNIRGKEVELLKWAREKVEANISSEIADHRMGLEGEKETKEVKAFLDIAQSCTEESPKYRPTMKEVVERLNRL is encoded by the exons ATGGAAGCTGTGTACCAAGCGCTGGTCGTGACCGTGGCTGCCTTCGTAGGCATCTCCTTACCCtgcctcctcctcgccttcctctgccgccaccgcaagAACCGCCTCCTCGAGCCGGACCACCGCTGCTCGTCATCGTCGTCCCTCCCAATCTCCGCCCCGGTCGGAATATCGTCGGAGCTCTCCTCGTCGTGGTCGCTGTACGGATCGGCCGTCGACTCCTCGCTCAAGAAGCTCTCGCTCGACGACCTCGCCAGGGCCACCGGCGAATTCTCCCCGGACAACATCATCGGCGACGGCAGCTTCGGGTTCGTGTACCGCGCCGTGCTCCCGGACGGAGGACCCGCGGTTGCCGTGAAGCGCCTCTCCGCGGaccacgccgccggcgccggcaACCGCGAGTTCCGCGCCGAGCTGGAGGTGCTCGGCAGCCTCAGCCACCGCAACCTCGCGCGCCTGCTTGGCTACTGCGCCGCCGGGCGCGACCGCCTCCTCGTCTACGAGCTCCTCGAGCGAGGCAGCCTTGACGCCTGGCTGCACGGCGACGCCGCCTCGGCCGGTGGCCTGCTCCCGTGGCCCGCGCGCCTCCGCGTCACCCGCGGCGCAGCGGCCGCGCTCGCCTTCCTGCACCACGACCGCCACCCGCCCGTGCTCCACCGGGACGTCAAGTCCAGCAACGTGCTACTCGACGAGGGATTCGAGGCCAAGCTCGCCGATTTCGGCCATGCGAGGGTCGTCACCGGCGGCCCTGCCGCGTCGCAGCTCAGCACGCAGGCCGCCGGCACAGCGGG GTACATGGCACCAGAGATACGTGAAGGTGTGGGAGCAAGCGTGAAAGCAGATGTGTACAGTTTTGGCGTGCTAATGATGGAGACAGTGACCGGTCGACGACCAAGCTGGCCAATGAAGAACATTAGAGGTAAGGAGGTAGAACTATTGAAATGGGCAAGGGAAAAGGTTGAGGCCAACATATCCTCGGAGATTGCGGATCATCGAATGGGTTTAGAAGGGGAAAAAGAAACAAAGGAGGTGAAAGCTTTCTTGGACATCGCACAAAGTTGCACAGAGGAGTCTCCTAAGTATCGACCAACAATGAAAGAGGTAGTAGAGAGGCTCAATAGGCTGTGA